In one Leptidea sinapis chromosome 25, ilLepSina1.1, whole genome shotgun sequence genomic region, the following are encoded:
- the LOC126972150 gene encoding uncharacterized protein LOC126972150 isoform X1, translating to MADVCTITSRNGKNNCNQDDNYCVFNVISVFISLVTILADLTTDILVVVEYCKDGYMEWAFITFTFILSPNIVTNIFSLRWIFIDKLANVRLCISHGFLFGLLERYILFLYEVFSCKNFEVLKSQKLLAQRNDLSLLHFLYIFTGTVPQIILQSYSIIMMSENYYTKVFSLTASIASVIWGCVIYLYSISTISMDNVNWMSIVLKLTWYLSSLIGRISGIILFNLVFGVWTLIPLGLHWCAMSVWIMTQKTRFCSNKYEEMFYNVIMGFVYCFCFVNVKGGHTRYRLLLFYTLFITQNFGSLILYVLISDVQNLKKLWSIISTLSISFGTVFGIITMIIYYRYFHPKGPIPWKYFHEDIDLNNDVQGNSNCKKAAEMENNLRNLRTFKTVDKDKNGINDVRKISSASQSVTQIETENTDKKFLLDHWIARAGSPTFTSAPVGNLSMDISSIEMYTVENTPQSVLGKRDPTIPPKLKKKICSPTELNLKLSSIDTIESSIDEITSNTLNIHKRRGICSSDDLRENLNDLGLNTSNYNLSIGKAKTDRSSELSHETDGSNKKTSSDSIDLDLDLSFSDINSSDINSFNENIVQKLCLSALKNIKVGNQDADIENIQRIALDILKEMYKKKDKLKNGIKSGVIQIKRDLDTPTEVLSVHDYENICAVNIAREAWGLRSWNGYCDIENWLHDGSVVRDRSRDTFTSESSDISSCLSQDLKNAILSAPPFPRKPHTYSNVFVKLDRGVEDYANTVMCQTNEPQFVAKPCIVENYKDPNHLEPILEELDDLGDIDPANKKRLNSESSLVATIDEIRKATVTNSPRQVVYHRRENTWDSPNTYTENETSLKKALWKEPSKFDSSNIMGKALEEKEISLNISNPKHIDLSKGEINNAPVNRNITNTSNSSNFYKNSVKKHKPSHHFKTHTKMNNQTDHLNDLSNKDIDFLWQIVTENSLSFDTPESLSFHRKTPSLQSLIQKDDPPSSSNSKNSNIKKISRNRPRRKFSILREKFEPKINSDEETLYNKDSNTSRLHFNNIDMVKDKAENILPAYESALSESNVDVPVLLPDNSRLDTVSSTTKQIKEKRSLFMKQVLSPPKLTTKLRYKL from the exons gtacatattgtttttatatgaagttTTCTCATGTAAAAATTTTGAAGTATTAAAATCTCAAAAACTATTAGCTCAAAGGAATGATTTAAGCTTATTGCATTTTCTCTATATATTTACTGGAACAGTGccacaaataattttacaaagcTATTCCATAATTATGATGAGTGAAAACTATTATACTAAGG TGTTTTCATTGACGGCATCAATAGCATCTGTGATATGGGGTTGTGTTATATACCTATACAGTATTTCTACAATATCAATGGATAATGTCAATTGGATGTCCATTGTATTAAAACTTACATGGTATTTAAGTAGTTTAATAGGTCGTATATctggaattattttatttaatttagtttttggaGTTTGGACACTTATTCCATTAG GATTACATTGGTGTGCTATGTCGGTTTGGATAATGACACAAAAAACTAGATTTTGTTCTAACAAATATGAGGAAATGTTTTATAATGTGATAATGGGATTTgtatattgtttctgttttgtGAATGTGAAGGGAGGACACACACGGTATCGTCTTTTGTTGTTTTATACATTATTCATTACACAAAACTTTGGAAGCTTGATTTTATACGTTCTTATTTCCGATGTACAGAATCTTAAAAAACTATGGTCgatcataagcacattaagtaTTTCGTTCGGAACTGTCTTTG gTATAATCACCATGATAATTTACTATAGGTATTTCCATCCAAAAGGGCCAATTCCGTGGAAATACTTTCATGAAGACATCGATCTCAATAATGATGTTCAAGGCAATAGTAATTGCAAAAAGGCAGCGGAAATGGAAAATAATTTACGTAATTTAAGAACGTTTAAAACAGTTGACAAAGACAAAAACGGAATAAATGATgttag AAAAATATCTAGTGCATCACAATCAGTGACGCAAATTGAAACCGAAAACACTGATAAAAAGTTCTTATTAGACCATTGGATTGCCAGGGCAGGATCACCTACATTCACTTCTGCTCCTGTTGGTAATTTAAGTATGGATATATCTAGCATAGAGATGTATACTGTTGAGAATACACCCCAATCTGTTTTGGGTAAACGAGATCCTACAATCCCTcccaaattaaaaaagaaaatttgttCGCCCACTGAACTGAATCTGAAATTATCTTCAATAGATACTATAGAAAGCTCAATCGATGAAATAACTTCGAATACCCTTAACATACATAAACGCCGTGGAATATGTTCTTCTGACGATCTAAGAGAAAATCTCAATGATTTGGGCCTCAACACATctaattataatctaagtatagGAAAAGCAAAGACTGATCGCAGTTCTGAGTTGAGCCACGAAACTGATGGCTCTAACAAAAAAACTTCATCGGATTCAATTGACTTAGACCTTGATTTAAGTTTTAGTGATATAAATAGTTCTGATATTAATTCattcaatgaaaatattgttcaaaaGCTTTGTTTAAGTGCACTAAAGAATATCAAAGTTGGAAATCAAGACGCtgatattgaaaatattcaaagaaTAGCTTTAGATATTCTTAAAGAAATGTACAAGAAAAAGGATAAATTAAAGAATGGTATAAAATCTGGTGTAATCCAAATAAAACGTGATCTTGATACTCCTACTGAGGTTTTATCCGTTCATGACTATGAAAATATTTGTGCCGTAAATATAGCTAGAGAAGCTTGGGGCTTAAGGTCTTGGAATGGATATTGCGACATTGAGAACTGGCTTCACGATGGTAGTGTTGTTAGAGATAGAAGTCGAGATACATTTACTTCAGAAAGTTCTGATATCAGTAGTTGTTTGTCTCAAGACCTGAAAAATGCTATACTCTCTGCTCCCCCAtttcctagaaaaccgcacacTTATTCTAATGTCTTTGTTAAATTAGATAGAGGAGTTGAAGACTATGCAAATACAGTAATGTGTCAAACTAATGAACCGCAGTTTGTAGCTAAACCATGTATTGTTGAAAATTATAAAGATCCTAATCATTTGGAGCCCATTTTAGAAGAGTTAGATGATTTGGGTGATATTGACccagctaataaaaagcgtctTAATTCTGAAAGTTCACTAGTAGCGACAATTGATGAAATCAGGAAAGCAACAGTCACGAACTCTCCAAGGCAGGTGGTGTACCATAGGAGGGAAAATACATGGGATTCGCCTAATACGTATACGGAAAATGAAACTAGCTTAAAAAAGGCCCTTTGGAAGGAGCCATCTAAGTTTGATTCTAGCAATATAATGGGAAAGGCGTTAGAGGAAAAAGAAATTAGTTTAAACATATCTAATCCTAAACATATAGATTTAAGTAAAGGAGAAATTAATAATGCGCCTGTCAATCGCAATATTACGAATACAAGTAATTCTTCAAACTTCTATAAAAATTCAGTGAAGAAGCACAAACCCTCTCATCATTTCAAGACACATACAAAAATGAACAATCAAACTGATCACTTGAATGATTTGTCTAACAAAGACATAGATTTTCTTTGGCAGATAGTTACAGAAAATTCATTGTCCTTTGATACACCGGAAAGTTTATCTTTCCATCGCAAAACTCCATCCTTACAATCATTAATACAAAAAGATGACCCGCCCAGTTCGTCAAATTCAAAGAATTCGAACATTAAAAAGATCTCGAGAAATAGGCCGAGgagaaaattttcaattttaaggGAGAAGTTTGAACCCAAAATTAACTCTGATGAAGAAACCCTTTACAACAAGGATAGTAACACATCTAGGCTACATTTTAACAATATAGATATGGTCAAGGATAAAGCTGAAAATATTTTGCCAGCGTACGAAAGTGCACTGTCTGAAAGTAATGTAGATGTTCCTGTATTACTTCCAGATAATTCACGACTTGATACAGTGAGTTCTACTACcaaacaaataaaagaaaaacggtCCCTTTTTATGAAACAAGTACTCAGTCCGCCAAAATTGACCACGAAGCTGCGATATAAACTGTAG
- the LOC126972150 gene encoding metacaspase-2-like isoform X2, with the protein MDNVNWMSIVLKLTWYLSSLIGRISGIILFNLVFGVWTLIPLGLHWCAMSVWIMTQKTRFCSNKYEEMFYNVIMGFVYCFCFVNVKGGHTRYRLLLFYTLFITQNFGSLILYVLISDVQNLKKLWSIISTLSISFGTVFGIITMIIYYRYFHPKGPIPWKYFHEDIDLNNDVQGNSNCKKAAEMENNLRNLRTFKTVDKDKNGINDVRKISSASQSVTQIETENTDKKFLLDHWIARAGSPTFTSAPVGNLSMDISSIEMYTVENTPQSVLGKRDPTIPPKLKKKICSPTELNLKLSSIDTIESSIDEITSNTLNIHKRRGICSSDDLRENLNDLGLNTSNYNLSIGKAKTDRSSELSHETDGSNKKTSSDSIDLDLDLSFSDINSSDINSFNENIVQKLCLSALKNIKVGNQDADIENIQRIALDILKEMYKKKDKLKNGIKSGVIQIKRDLDTPTEVLSVHDYENICAVNIAREAWGLRSWNGYCDIENWLHDGSVVRDRSRDTFTSESSDISSCLSQDLKNAILSAPPFPRKPHTYSNVFVKLDRGVEDYANTVMCQTNEPQFVAKPCIVENYKDPNHLEPILEELDDLGDIDPANKKRLNSESSLVATIDEIRKATVTNSPRQVVYHRRENTWDSPNTYTENETSLKKALWKEPSKFDSSNIMGKALEEKEISLNISNPKHIDLSKGEINNAPVNRNITNTSNSSNFYKNSVKKHKPSHHFKTHTKMNNQTDHLNDLSNKDIDFLWQIVTENSLSFDTPESLSFHRKTPSLQSLIQKDDPPSSSNSKNSNIKKISRNRPRRKFSILREKFEPKINSDEETLYNKDSNTSRLHFNNIDMVKDKAENILPAYESALSESNVDVPVLLPDNSRLDTVSSTTKQIKEKRSLFMKQVLSPPKLTTKLRYKL; encoded by the exons ATGGATAATGTCAATTGGATGTCCATTGTATTAAAACTTACATGGTATTTAAGTAGTTTAATAGGTCGTATATctggaattattttatttaatttagtttttggaGTTTGGACACTTATTCCATTAG GATTACATTGGTGTGCTATGTCGGTTTGGATAATGACACAAAAAACTAGATTTTGTTCTAACAAATATGAGGAAATGTTTTATAATGTGATAATGGGATTTgtatattgtttctgttttgtGAATGTGAAGGGAGGACACACACGGTATCGTCTTTTGTTGTTTTATACATTATTCATTACACAAAACTTTGGAAGCTTGATTTTATACGTTCTTATTTCCGATGTACAGAATCTTAAAAAACTATGGTCgatcataagcacattaagtaTTTCGTTCGGAACTGTCTTTG gTATAATCACCATGATAATTTACTATAGGTATTTCCATCCAAAAGGGCCAATTCCGTGGAAATACTTTCATGAAGACATCGATCTCAATAATGATGTTCAAGGCAATAGTAATTGCAAAAAGGCAGCGGAAATGGAAAATAATTTACGTAATTTAAGAACGTTTAAAACAGTTGACAAAGACAAAAACGGAATAAATGATgttag AAAAATATCTAGTGCATCACAATCAGTGACGCAAATTGAAACCGAAAACACTGATAAAAAGTTCTTATTAGACCATTGGATTGCCAGGGCAGGATCACCTACATTCACTTCTGCTCCTGTTGGTAATTTAAGTATGGATATATCTAGCATAGAGATGTATACTGTTGAGAATACACCCCAATCTGTTTTGGGTAAACGAGATCCTACAATCCCTcccaaattaaaaaagaaaatttgttCGCCCACTGAACTGAATCTGAAATTATCTTCAATAGATACTATAGAAAGCTCAATCGATGAAATAACTTCGAATACCCTTAACATACATAAACGCCGTGGAATATGTTCTTCTGACGATCTAAGAGAAAATCTCAATGATTTGGGCCTCAACACATctaattataatctaagtatagGAAAAGCAAAGACTGATCGCAGTTCTGAGTTGAGCCACGAAACTGATGGCTCTAACAAAAAAACTTCATCGGATTCAATTGACTTAGACCTTGATTTAAGTTTTAGTGATATAAATAGTTCTGATATTAATTCattcaatgaaaatattgttcaaaaGCTTTGTTTAAGTGCACTAAAGAATATCAAAGTTGGAAATCAAGACGCtgatattgaaaatattcaaagaaTAGCTTTAGATATTCTTAAAGAAATGTACAAGAAAAAGGATAAATTAAAGAATGGTATAAAATCTGGTGTAATCCAAATAAAACGTGATCTTGATACTCCTACTGAGGTTTTATCCGTTCATGACTATGAAAATATTTGTGCCGTAAATATAGCTAGAGAAGCTTGGGGCTTAAGGTCTTGGAATGGATATTGCGACATTGAGAACTGGCTTCACGATGGTAGTGTTGTTAGAGATAGAAGTCGAGATACATTTACTTCAGAAAGTTCTGATATCAGTAGTTGTTTGTCTCAAGACCTGAAAAATGCTATACTCTCTGCTCCCCCAtttcctagaaaaccgcacacTTATTCTAATGTCTTTGTTAAATTAGATAGAGGAGTTGAAGACTATGCAAATACAGTAATGTGTCAAACTAATGAACCGCAGTTTGTAGCTAAACCATGTATTGTTGAAAATTATAAAGATCCTAATCATTTGGAGCCCATTTTAGAAGAGTTAGATGATTTGGGTGATATTGACccagctaataaaaagcgtctTAATTCTGAAAGTTCACTAGTAGCGACAATTGATGAAATCAGGAAAGCAACAGTCACGAACTCTCCAAGGCAGGTGGTGTACCATAGGAGGGAAAATACATGGGATTCGCCTAATACGTATACGGAAAATGAAACTAGCTTAAAAAAGGCCCTTTGGAAGGAGCCATCTAAGTTTGATTCTAGCAATATAATGGGAAAGGCGTTAGAGGAAAAAGAAATTAGTTTAAACATATCTAATCCTAAACATATAGATTTAAGTAAAGGAGAAATTAATAATGCGCCTGTCAATCGCAATATTACGAATACAAGTAATTCTTCAAACTTCTATAAAAATTCAGTGAAGAAGCACAAACCCTCTCATCATTTCAAGACACATACAAAAATGAACAATCAAACTGATCACTTGAATGATTTGTCTAACAAAGACATAGATTTTCTTTGGCAGATAGTTACAGAAAATTCATTGTCCTTTGATACACCGGAAAGTTTATCTTTCCATCGCAAAACTCCATCCTTACAATCATTAATACAAAAAGATGACCCGCCCAGTTCGTCAAATTCAAAGAATTCGAACATTAAAAAGATCTCGAGAAATAGGCCGAGgagaaaattttcaattttaaggGAGAAGTTTGAACCCAAAATTAACTCTGATGAAGAAACCCTTTACAACAAGGATAGTAACACATCTAGGCTACATTTTAACAATATAGATATGGTCAAGGATAAAGCTGAAAATATTTTGCCAGCGTACGAAAGTGCACTGTCTGAAAGTAATGTAGATGTTCCTGTATTACTTCCAGATAATTCACGACTTGATACAGTGAGTTCTACTACcaaacaaataaaagaaaaacggtCCCTTTTTATGAAACAAGTACTCAGTCCGCCAAAATTGACCACGAAGCTGCGATATAAACTGTAG